The Cohnella abietis genome has a segment encoding these proteins:
- a CDS encoding YebC/PmpR family DNA-binding transcriptional regulator: MPKFKLFAGRKGKADQAKNNRFVKLARDIYVQARRGGTNPDANYGLKTAIANARAIQMPADNIERAIKKAAGGADSVDYEDVLYEGYGPGGVAIMVKCLTDNRNRTAADVRSIFGKRGGNLGESGCVAYMFDQKGLLVVLRDEDNEIDEDGFMMEAVEAGAEDVVSGEESFEVITAPEDFDSVKGKLEAAGYTFETAGVRWLPQNTVAADGDNADKLLRMMDAFEDNDDVQDVYHNFEISDDEMSRLG; encoded by the coding sequence ATGCCAAAATTTAAGCTTTTTGCTGGCCGTAAAGGCAAAGCGGATCAAGCTAAAAACAATCGTTTTGTTAAGCTGGCTCGTGATATTTATGTGCAGGCTAGGAGGGGCGGAACAAACCCTGATGCCAATTATGGTCTCAAAACAGCGATTGCTAATGCTCGTGCGATCCAAATGCCGGCAGATAATATTGAAAGAGCGATTAAAAAAGCGGCTGGTGGAGCCGATAGCGTCGATTATGAGGACGTACTATATGAAGGATATGGTCCTGGTGGTGTAGCGATTATGGTCAAGTGTCTAACCGACAATCGTAATCGTACAGCAGCGGATGTTCGTTCTATATTTGGCAAACGCGGTGGGAATCTAGGGGAGTCCGGCTGTGTCGCATATATGTTCGATCAGAAGGGCTTGTTAGTCGTCTTGCGAGACGAGGACAATGAGATTGACGAGGACGGCTTCATGATGGAGGCTGTGGAGGCTGGCGCGGAGGATGTCGTTAGCGGTGAAGAGAGCTTCGAGGTCATTACTGCACCTGAAGACTTCGATTCTGTGAAGGGCAAGCTTGAAGCGGCAGGCTACACCTTTGAAACAGCGGGCGTACGTTGGTTGCCTCAAAATACAGTAGCTGCTGATGGAGACAATGCGGACAAGCTGCTTAGAATGATGGACGCTTTCGAGGATAATGACGATGTTCAGGACGTCTACCATAACTTTGAGATCAGTGACGATGAGATGAGCCGATTGGGATAA
- a CDS encoding cysteine desulfurase family protein, with translation MTSIYFDHAATTAMDPEVISAYVAAANNGPGNPSSLHALGRSAREQIAAARDCFAEILNCQASEIVFTGSGTESDNSALFGAAHAQLKRGRKGIVTTAVEHHAVLHACRQLEAQGFSLTVLPVDEFGRVALEDAKAAINDTTAVVSIMAGNNETGTLQPIAEIGEWARKHKALMHVDAVQAFGYTPFDLGQLPIDFLSLSAHKINGPQGVGLLYIRKGSPYQPMLFGGSQERNRRAGTENVAGIVAFAKAAQLASEKLQIRREHAEMMRTALLEGLAEQLGADHFVLNGHLEYRLPHILNVSFIGLSSESMLMNLDLEGVAASGGSACTSGSLKPSHVLSAMNFSSERLLSAVRFSFGLGNTREEADKTAKITATISARLRNR, from the coding sequence ATGACATCCATTTATTTCGATCACGCAGCAACGACAGCTATGGATCCAGAAGTTATTAGTGCATATGTTGCTGCGGCAAATAATGGTCCGGGAAACCCCTCAAGCTTGCACGCTCTAGGGCGATCAGCAAGAGAGCAGATTGCCGCAGCTAGAGATTGCTTTGCAGAAATACTGAATTGCCAGGCTTCTGAGATTGTGTTCACTGGAAGTGGAACGGAAAGCGATAATTCCGCATTGTTCGGAGCAGCCCACGCGCAGCTCAAGCGAGGAAGAAAAGGTATTGTAACAACGGCAGTTGAACATCACGCCGTATTGCACGCTTGCCGTCAGTTAGAGGCACAAGGCTTCTCTCTGACGGTATTGCCTGTCGATGAGTTTGGTCGTGTTGCATTAGAGGACGCGAAGGCTGCCATTAATGACACAACAGCTGTTGTAAGCATTATGGCTGGCAATAATGAAACTGGAACACTACAGCCGATTGCCGAAATCGGCGAATGGGCTCGCAAGCATAAAGCTTTAATGCATGTGGATGCTGTACAGGCATTTGGTTACACTCCTTTTGATTTAGGGCAGCTCCCTATTGATTTTCTCAGTTTATCCGCTCACAAAATCAACGGGCCTCAAGGTGTTGGCTTGTTATATATCCGCAAAGGCTCACCGTACCAGCCTATGCTATTCGGAGGCTCTCAGGAGCGCAATCGAAGAGCTGGAACCGAGAATGTTGCTGGAATTGTTGCCTTCGCTAAAGCGGCACAATTAGCAAGCGAGAAGCTTCAGATAAGGCGAGAGCATGCTGAGATGATGCGGACCGCCCTGCTAGAAGGATTAGCAGAGCAACTAGGAGCAGATCATTTCGTGCTCAACGGGCATTTGGAGTATCGTCTCCCGCATATTCTGAATGTGAGCTTTATTGGACTTTCCTCGGAGAGCATGCTAATGAATCTTGATCTTGAAGGCGTAGCGGCTTCTGGGGGATCTGCTTGTACTTCGGGCTCCTTAAAACCCTCGCATGTTTTATCGGCAATGAACTTTTCTTCTGAAAGATTGTTATCCGCCGTACGATTTAGCTTCGGTTTGGGTAATACTAGAGAAGAAGCCGATAAAACGGCTAAAATAACTGCAACCATTTCGGCGCGTTTACGTAATAGATAG
- a CDS encoding PRC-barrel domain-containing protein: MIQVQRILGLPVLLENGKCIGKIKDLWFDEFWKLVGVILDTYARIGIRKIPKIVYWEHILHCGEDALLIRNSSVIVTKDNKQLLRTFHTGVIRLKDMPVYTIEGQHLGEVSDVYIRPFEGTQIIGYELTDGFLADVFEGRRKLFLPDAENMTLGEDAILVPASCERILRETIRGK; encoded by the coding sequence ATGATCCAGGTGCAACGGATTCTCGGTTTACCGGTGCTGCTCGAAAACGGCAAATGCATTGGGAAAATCAAAGATTTATGGTTTGATGAGTTTTGGAAGCTGGTAGGTGTTATTCTAGACACATATGCCAGAATCGGAATTCGTAAAATTCCCAAGATCGTCTATTGGGAACATATTCTTCATTGCGGTGAGGATGCCCTGTTGATTCGCAACAGTTCAGTCATTGTGACTAAAGATAACAAACAACTGCTGCGGACATTTCATACCGGAGTCATTCGGTTGAAGGATATGCCTGTCTACACGATTGAAGGACAACATTTAGGTGAAGTGTCGGACGTTTACATTAGACCGTTCGAGGGTACACAAATAATAGGATACGAGTTGACGGACGGATTTCTCGCGGACGTGTTCGAGGGAAGGCGGAAGCTGTTTCTGCCAGATGCCGAGAATATGACCTTGGGCGAGGACGCCATTCTGGTACCTGCTTCTTGCGAGCGGATACTTCGAGAAACCATACGCGGAAAGTGA
- the pepF gene encoding oligoendopeptidase F, which translates to MKEVAKRSETPKEFRWKLEDLYPNQAAWDAEFKRVKGQISEITSFQGKLKDAESIARCFALEDDVSLLTERLYVYANMRHHEDTAEASFQALSDKSKKISVEIGEALSFITPEILSLSEEQLTGLIADPALAKYKRTLEEMLRQKPHILSKNEESLLAQAGNLSQAPGTIFGMLNNADLKFPKVKNEKGEEVELTHGRYVQFLESKNQTVRRDAFKAMYDTYGKWRNTLASTLNANVTKNLFYAKARHYPSALEMSLYGDNISQSVYDNLISTIHEYLPLMHRYMDLRKKLLKLDELHMYDLFAPLVDEFDMEISYEEAKSKVYESLAPLGEDYRKELQKGFDNGWIDIYENEGKRSGAYSWGAFGTHPYVLLNHNDNLNSMFTLTHEMGHALHSHYSDTNNDYRDAQYTIFLAEVASTLNEALLMNNLLENSTDAKEKMYLLTYYADQFRTTVFRQTMFAEFEKIIHEKAENGEALTPQELSSIYYDLNVSYYGKGMVVDKDIEMEWARIPHFYNSFYVYKYATGFSAATSFAKQILDEGKPAVDRYLGFLKSGGKDYSINILKKAGVDMSTPEPIRQAMSVFEGLIKEMEELTSK; encoded by the coding sequence ATGAAAGAAGTAGCCAAAAGATCCGAAACCCCAAAGGAATTCCGTTGGAAGCTGGAAGACCTGTACCCTAATCAAGCCGCATGGGATGCAGAATTTAAGCGTGTAAAAGGACAAATTAGTGAAATAACTAGCTTTCAGGGCAAGCTCAAGGACGCTGAATCCATCGCTCGTTGCTTTGCCTTGGAGGATGATGTTTCCCTCTTAACGGAAAGACTTTATGTGTATGCAAACATGCGCCATCATGAGGATACTGCGGAGGCATCTTTTCAGGCATTGTCCGATAAATCAAAGAAAATCAGTGTCGAGATTGGCGAAGCCCTTTCCTTTATTACACCTGAAATTCTCAGCCTGTCCGAAGAACAGCTAACTGGACTTATTGCCGATCCTGCTCTTGCCAAATACAAGCGCACTCTGGAAGAGATGCTTCGTCAGAAGCCACATATTTTGTCCAAAAATGAAGAGTCGCTGCTTGCTCAAGCAGGCAACCTCTCTCAAGCGCCAGGTACAATTTTCGGAATGCTCAACAATGCAGACCTGAAATTTCCGAAGGTAAAAAATGAAAAAGGCGAGGAAGTTGAGCTTACACACGGCCGGTATGTTCAATTTCTGGAGAGCAAAAACCAAACTGTACGACGCGATGCATTTAAGGCGATGTACGATACCTACGGCAAATGGCGGAATACGCTAGCTTCCACATTAAACGCTAACGTAACCAAGAACCTTTTTTATGCCAAGGCACGTCATTATCCTTCCGCTCTGGAAATGTCACTGTATGGCGACAATATTTCGCAATCGGTCTATGACAATCTCATTTCCACCATTCATGAATATTTGCCGTTAATGCATAGGTATATGGATTTGCGCAAAAAGCTGCTGAAGCTGGACGAATTACATATGTATGATCTTTTTGCTCCTCTTGTCGATGAATTCGATATGGAAATTTCGTACGAGGAAGCGAAATCGAAAGTGTATGAAAGTCTTGCGCCGCTTGGTGAAGACTATCGTAAGGAGCTTCAGAAGGGCTTCGACAACGGCTGGATCGACATCTATGAAAATGAAGGCAAACGGAGCGGAGCTTATAGCTGGGGAGCTTTCGGAACCCATCCCTACGTTCTGCTCAACCATAACGATAACCTGAACAGTATGTTTACGTTGACGCATGAGATGGGGCATGCGCTGCATTCCCACTACTCGGATACCAACAACGATTATCGCGACGCACAGTACACTATTTTCCTTGCAGAAGTTGCATCGACGCTGAACGAGGCGTTGCTGATGAATAATCTGTTGGAAAATTCCACAGATGCTAAAGAAAAAATGTACCTGCTCACCTACTATGCGGATCAATTCCGGACGACGGTATTCCGTCAAACAATGTTCGCAGAGTTCGAGAAAATCATCCACGAAAAAGCGGAAAACGGAGAAGCACTGACACCTCAGGAGCTGAGCTCCATCTACTATGATCTGAATGTCAGCTATTACGGTAAAGGCATGGTTGTAGATAAGGACATTGAAATGGAATGGGCGCGTATACCTCATTTCTACAACAGCTTCTATGTTTACAAATATGCAACTGGTTTCTCCGCAGCAACGAGCTTCGCCAAGCAAATTCTTGATGAAGGAAAGCCAGCTGTCGATCGCTATCTTGGTTTCCTTAAGAGCGGTGGCAAAGACTACTCCATTAATATCTTGAAAAAGGCTGGAGTAGACATGTCAACGCCTGAGCCAATTCGCCAAGCGATGAGTGTATTCGAAGGGTTAATTAAAGAGATGGAAGAGCTGACAAGCAAATAA
- the alaS gene encoding alanine--tRNA ligase, whose product MKAAEIRSKWLAFFESKGHRIEPSAPLVPHNDPSLLWINAGMAPLKAYFDGRVVPENPRITNSQKCIRTNDIENVGKTRRHHTFFEMLGNFSIGDYFKEEAITWAWEFLTSPQWIGFDPEKLSVTVYPEDQDAYRIWNEKIGLPSERIVKLQDNFWDIGEGPCGPCTEIFYDRGDKYGSLSDPDCTTGGENERFLEVWNVVFSEFNHNKDGSYTPLPNKNIDTGAGLERFASILQDVDSNFDTDLFIPLIERASGIAGVKYKVNEEHDVALKVIADHIRTVAFSVGDGVSPSNDGRGYVIRRLLRRAVRYGKVIGIDRPFLWELTATVGEVMGSYYPEVVEKREFIEKVIRTEEERFHETLTDGLGILADLCKKARAEGLTAIEGRDAFKLYDTYGFPFDLTEDYATEQGMTVDREGFDAAMQEQRDRGRSTRQETDSMKVQGGPLADYTDKSEFVGYDGLTAEARVIAIVADNEFVESAGVDQKVFVVLDRTPFYAESGGQVSDRGVLIGKDLNAEVSGMSKAPHGQPVHQVLVTGGVLRVGDTLTATVDASDRGAIVRNHTATHLLHRALKDVLGEHVNQAGSLVDPERLRFDFSHFGAITAEELADVERRVNEQIWIGTELDIGFKPIAEAKALGAMALFGEKYGDIVRVVRVGNYSLELCGGCHVTNTSQIGLFKLVSEGGIGSGVRRIEAVTGRNAYNYLDDQISILKNAAAQLKCGVNDVAKRVESVQGEVRQLQRDNESLQGKLSRLEAADLVSAAKTVGGVTLLATQVQAGNMDVLRGIADELKLKLGSAVLVLGAASEDKVNFVVAVTSDLVPQGLHAGKLIKEVAAICGGGGGGKPELAQAGGKDPSKLSEALAAVEQLVLAQVSGK is encoded by the coding sequence ATGAAGGCAGCAGAAATACGCAGCAAATGGCTGGCGTTCTTCGAAAGCAAAGGTCATAGAATCGAACCAAGCGCACCGCTAGTTCCGCATAACGATCCGTCCTTGTTATGGATTAATGCAGGAATGGCACCGCTTAAAGCTTATTTTGACGGAAGAGTCGTTCCAGAAAATCCAAGAATCACGAACTCTCAGAAGTGTATTCGTACGAATGATATTGAGAATGTTGGTAAAACTCGTCGGCACCATACCTTTTTTGAGATGCTCGGCAATTTCTCCATAGGTGATTATTTTAAGGAAGAAGCTATTACTTGGGCGTGGGAATTTCTGACAAGCCCTCAATGGATCGGCTTTGACCCAGAGAAGCTTTCTGTAACGGTATATCCTGAGGATCAAGATGCTTACCGGATATGGAACGAGAAGATTGGTCTGCCATCTGAGAGAATCGTTAAGCTGCAGGACAACTTCTGGGATATTGGCGAAGGCCCATGCGGACCGTGTACAGAAATTTTCTATGATCGTGGAGACAAGTATGGAAGCCTTTCCGATCCAGATTGTACGACAGGCGGAGAGAACGAGCGGTTCCTTGAAGTATGGAATGTTGTTTTCTCTGAATTTAATCACAACAAAGACGGTAGCTATACTCCGCTTCCGAATAAGAATATCGATACTGGAGCTGGACTTGAAAGGTTCGCATCCATCTTGCAGGATGTAGATTCTAACTTCGATACGGACTTGTTCATACCGTTGATTGAACGCGCTAGTGGCATTGCGGGTGTGAAATATAAAGTAAATGAGGAGCACGATGTAGCTCTTAAGGTTATAGCAGACCATATTCGTACAGTAGCTTTCTCTGTAGGTGATGGAGTATCTCCTTCCAACGATGGACGTGGCTATGTTATTCGCCGTCTGCTTCGTCGCGCTGTTCGTTACGGTAAGGTCATTGGTATTGATCGTCCGTTCCTTTGGGAGCTTACTGCAACAGTTGGTGAAGTTATGGGGAGCTACTACCCTGAAGTTGTTGAAAAACGTGAATTTATTGAGAAGGTTATTCGTACAGAGGAAGAGCGTTTCCACGAAACCTTAACAGATGGGCTGGGGATACTGGCTGACTTATGCAAGAAGGCACGTGCCGAGGGACTTACTGCAATTGAAGGTAGGGATGCCTTCAAGCTGTATGACACATATGGCTTCCCATTTGATTTAACTGAAGATTACGCTACGGAGCAAGGAATGACAGTCGACCGTGAAGGCTTTGATGCTGCGATGCAGGAGCAACGGGACCGTGGTCGTTCTACGCGTCAGGAAACTGACAGCATGAAGGTGCAAGGCGGACCTTTGGCTGACTATACAGATAAAAGTGAATTTGTCGGTTACGATGGATTAACTGCTGAGGCTCGCGTTATTGCTATTGTGGCGGATAATGAGTTCGTCGAATCTGCAGGCGTAGACCAGAAGGTATTCGTTGTGCTCGATCGTACTCCGTTCTATGCGGAGAGCGGCGGACAGGTTAGCGACCGTGGAGTGTTAATCGGTAAAGACCTTAATGCCGAGGTTAGCGGAATGAGCAAGGCACCGCATGGACAGCCTGTTCATCAGGTGCTTGTAACAGGAGGAGTGCTGCGTGTCGGTGATACATTGACAGCTACGGTTGATGCTTCGGATCGCGGCGCCATCGTCCGTAACCACACAGCCACTCATTTGCTACACAGAGCATTGAAGGACGTTCTAGGTGAGCATGTTAACCAAGCAGGCTCTCTCGTGGACCCTGAAAGACTCCGTTTTGACTTCTCGCACTTCGGTGCGATTACTGCCGAAGAGCTAGCGGACGTGGAACGACGCGTTAATGAACAAATTTGGATTGGAACTGAGCTCGATATAGGCTTTAAGCCTATTGCAGAGGCCAAAGCGCTTGGAGCAATGGCATTGTTCGGTGAGAAATACGGAGATATTGTTCGGGTAGTTCGAGTCGGCAATTATAGTCTAGAGCTCTGCGGAGGCTGTCATGTCACCAATACCTCACAGATTGGACTGTTTAAGCTAGTAAGCGAAGGCGGAATCGGCTCTGGTGTTCGCCGTATTGAAGCTGTAACAGGTCGCAATGCTTATAATTACCTGGATGATCAAATTAGCATCTTAAAGAATGCAGCTGCCCAGTTAAAATGCGGAGTTAATGATGTTGCTAAGCGTGTCGAATCTGTTCAGGGCGAGGTTCGCCAGCTTCAGCGGGACAATGAGTCTCTTCAAGGCAAGCTTAGCCGTTTAGAGGCAGCAGATCTTGTTTCAGCAGCTAAAACGGTTGGAGGAGTTACTCTTTTGGCTACGCAGGTCCAAGCAGGAAATATGGACGTGCTTCGTGGCATTGCCGACGAGCTCAAGCTAAAGCTCGGCTCAGCAGTTCTCGTACTTGGCGCTGCTTCTGAGGACAAGGTGAATTTTGTTGTTGCTGTAACTTCTGATCTAGTTCCACAAGGATTGCACGCGGGCAAGCTCATTAAAGAAGTCGCAGCTATTTGCGGAGGCGGTGGCGGCGGTAAGCCAGAGCTGGCTCAAGCAGGCGGCAAAGATCCATCCAAATTATCTGAGGCATTAGCAGCTGTTGAGCAGCTAGTTCTAGCTCAGGTCTCAGGGAAATAG
- the cymR gene encoding cysteine metabolism transcriptional regulator CymR, giving the protein MKISTKGRYGLTIMMELAAKFGEGPISLKSIAEKNNLSEHYLEQLIAPLRNAGLVKSVRGAYGGYILSKEPDTISSGDVIRILEGPISPVDFTEEDDPAKRDLWLRIRDSIAGVLDSTTLSDLIHFKGADKLDNYMFYI; this is encoded by the coding sequence TTGAAAATTTCGACGAAAGGCCGCTATGGCTTAACGATCATGATGGAACTTGCGGCTAAATTCGGCGAAGGGCCGATCTCATTAAAAAGCATCGCAGAAAAGAATAACCTATCTGAGCACTATCTCGAGCAATTGATTGCTCCATTACGTAATGCTGGACTCGTAAAGAGTGTAAGAGGAGCATACGGCGGGTATATTCTGTCGAAGGAGCCGGATACGATTTCTTCGGGAGATGTTATTCGGATACTTGAAGGGCCGATCAGCCCAGTCGATTTCACAGAAGAGGACGATCCGGCGAAACGGGACTTGTGGTTACGTATCCGTGATAGCATCGCAGGGGTTCTTGATTCCACGACTCTCAGTGATTTGATTCATTTTAAAGGCGCGGACAAGCTGGATAATTACATGTTTTACATTTAG
- the mnmA gene encoding tRNA 2-thiouridine(34) synthase MnmA, with protein MESLNQALPSQEERFKDPSKVRVVVGMSGGVDSSVTALLLKQQGYDVIGVFMKNWDDTDEFGVCTAEEDAEDVRRVCNQIGIPYYTVNFEEEYRDKVFEYFLEEYRRGRTPNPDVMCNREIKFGEFLQKALDLGAEVIATGHYARVDFRDGKYSLLRGVDSNKDQSYFLHALNQSQLSHAMFPIGHLNKPDVRKIAEAAGLATATKRDSTGVCFIGERNFKEFLSQYLPAKPGNMVDIASGEVKGRHDGLMYYTLGQRQGLGIGGSGSGEPWFVVNKDLESNTLYVVQGDAHVSLYSISLTATEVNWISPEVPTTPVRCTAKFRYRQQDQGVTLTPQGDGVYQVTFDTPQKAITPGQAVVFYQDETCLGGGTIDKVQMLEPAKATASS; from the coding sequence ATGGAAAGTCTTAATCAAGCCTTGCCCTCACAAGAAGAAAGATTTAAAGATCCATCCAAGGTCCGTGTCGTCGTTGGCATGTCAGGCGGAGTGGACTCTTCTGTTACGGCACTGCTTCTGAAGCAGCAAGGCTATGATGTAATTGGAGTATTCATGAAAAATTGGGACGATACGGATGAATTCGGCGTATGTACCGCGGAGGAAGATGCCGAGGATGTACGACGGGTTTGCAACCAAATCGGAATCCCTTATTATACAGTCAATTTCGAAGAGGAATATCGCGACAAGGTATTTGAATATTTCCTTGAGGAATATCGCCGTGGAAGAACTCCAAATCCCGATGTCATGTGCAATCGTGAAATTAAGTTCGGCGAATTTTTACAAAAAGCGTTGGATTTAGGTGCAGAGGTTATCGCAACTGGTCATTATGCCCGAGTAGATTTCCGCGATGGTAAATATTCTCTGTTACGTGGTGTTGATTCAAATAAGGATCAATCCTATTTCCTCCACGCGCTTAATCAGTCACAGCTATCGCACGCTATGTTTCCAATAGGTCACCTTAATAAGCCAGATGTCCGCAAAATTGCAGAAGCTGCAGGCTTGGCAACAGCTACCAAACGCGACAGCACAGGCGTCTGCTTCATTGGCGAGCGTAACTTCAAGGAATTCCTCAGTCAATATTTACCAGCTAAGCCCGGCAATATGGTTGATATTGCTTCTGGAGAGGTCAAAGGCCGGCATGACGGGCTTATGTACTACACCCTAGGACAAAGACAGGGTTTAGGAATTGGTGGATCTGGAAGCGGCGAGCCTTGGTTTGTGGTGAACAAGGATTTAGAAAGCAATACCCTGTATGTCGTGCAAGGAGATGCGCACGTAAGTCTATATTCCATTAGTTTAACGGCAACCGAAGTCAACTGGATTAGCCCTGAAGTGCCAACGACTCCCGTAAGGTGCACAGCTAAATTCCGTTATCGCCAGCAGGATCAAGGCGTTACTCTGACTCCTCAGGGAGATGGTGTTTACCAAGTCACCTTCGACACTCCACAGAAAGCCATTACACCCGGTCAGGCAGTCGTGTTCTACCAAGATGAAACCTGCCTCGGAGGCGGTACCATCGATAAGGTCCAGATGCTGGAGCCCGCTAAAGCTACTGCTTCAAGCTAA
- a CDS encoding class I SAM-dependent methyltransferase, with translation MGKKEGLAGYPQTGVASTCRSYEEYCAMFKLSDAELMGGPVLDVAGGASSFTAHLIARGVPAVAVDPFYEGVTEEVITKAYEEIAVSSAKIAANAGAYDWSFYGSPEQHRNIRERSLTLFNEDFRREDARTRYLSASLPHLPFEDNSFERIFCSHFLFLYADSFGVPFHTASIKEMLRVLKPGGELRIYPLVTLKWEPCAFIPEILTELGDFVEAEFLPTDLPFVPVPSSLLRLVKLA, from the coding sequence ATGGGAAAAAAAGAAGGATTAGCTGGCTACCCGCAAACAGGGGTGGCATCAACCTGCCGTTCGTATGAAGAGTATTGTGCGATGTTTAAGCTGTCGGATGCGGAATTAATGGGTGGTCCGGTGTTAGATGTTGCAGGAGGAGCATCTTCCTTTACTGCACATCTGATTGCAAGGGGAGTGCCTGCGGTTGCCGTTGACCCTTTTTATGAGGGAGTGACTGAGGAAGTCATTACAAAGGCATACGAGGAAATTGCGGTTTCATCTGCGAAAATTGCCGCTAATGCCGGAGCTTACGATTGGAGCTTCTACGGTTCACCTGAGCAGCACCGAAATATACGAGAGCGTTCCTTAACCTTGTTTAACGAGGATTTCCGCAGAGAGGATGCACGGACGAGATATTTATCCGCATCTTTACCTCATCTGCCTTTTGAAGATAATAGCTTTGAACGGATTTTTTGCAGTCACTTTTTATTTTTATATGCCGATTCGTTCGGGGTACCTTTTCACACAGCCTCCATCAAGGAGATGCTTCGTGTGCTTAAGCCTGGCGGCGAGCTAAGAATATATCCTCTTGTTACACTGAAATGGGAGCCATGCGCTTTTATTCCGGAAATACTAACAGAGCTTGGTGATTTCGTAGAAGCTGAATTTTTACCAACCGATTTGCCTTTTGTTCCAGTCCCAAGCTCCTTGCTAAGACTTGTGAAATTGGCGTAA
- a CDS encoding AI-2E family transporter produces the protein MGRFTESRLFTVLIYTILCLFVLFLVVLVRPMLLSVYDFLKAVLAPFLVAMIISYLLNPIVNLLHDRKVPRTAAVLLIYAVFISVSVVILMNVIPMFMNQVEELSEHMPDLTMRAQSIVDHFNNNNVLPESVRDGINSSISSLEKQVEKRIADFLNNLGAVVNVLFILMIVPFLAFYMMKDLNVFERAALQYVPRASRKHAIRLMKDIDTALGSYIRGQLIVSLCIGVLAYIGYLIIGMPYPLLMAGFVSLFDIIPYLGPFFGALPALLMATTISWKMVLMVIIVNMICQNLESNVISPQVVGKSMRMHPLTIILVLLIGGQLAGIAGMILAVPFYAAMKVVVQHVSAYYIHRKTV, from the coding sequence ATGGGCAGGTTTACTGAGAGCCGCTTGTTTACTGTGCTTATATACACCATACTTTGCTTGTTCGTATTGTTCCTTGTGGTGCTAGTGCGACCGATGCTTTTATCCGTCTATGACTTTCTGAAGGCAGTCCTGGCGCCGTTCCTTGTGGCGATGATCATTTCTTATTTGCTCAATCCTATCGTCAACCTGCTGCATGATCGCAAGGTTCCTCGGACAGCTGCTGTGTTACTTATATACGCTGTATTTATATCGGTTTCAGTCGTCATTCTGATGAATGTTATTCCGATGTTTATGAATCAAGTTGAGGAATTAAGTGAGCATATGCCCGATCTAACGATGAGAGCGCAAAGCATTGTTGATCATTTCAACAATAATAATGTGCTACCTGAGAGCGTTCGAGATGGAATCAATAGCTCGATTAGCAGCTTGGAAAAACAGGTGGAGAAACGTATAGCGGATTTTCTAAACAATCTAGGCGCTGTCGTTAACGTGCTGTTTATTTTGATGATTGTTCCTTTTCTAGCCTTTTACATGATGAAGGATTTGAACGTTTTTGAACGAGCAGCACTGCAGTATGTCCCACGAGCGAGCCGCAAGCATGCGATTAGGCTAATGAAGGACATAGATACAGCCTTAGGCAGCTACATACGTGGACAGCTTATTGTTTCCTTATGCATTGGAGTGCTAGCATACATCGGTTATCTTATTATCGGTATGCCTTATCCTTTGCTGATGGCTGGGTTTGTTTCGTTGTTTGATATTATTCCGTATTTAGGACCATTTTTTGGAGCACTGCCCGCATTGCTGATGGCGACAACGATATCTTGGAAAATGGTGCTGATGGTCATTATTGTCAACATGATCTGCCAAAATCTAGAGAGTAATGTAATAAGTCCGCAGGTTGTCGGTAAGTCCATGAGAATGCATCCACTCACGATTATTTTGGTACTGCTTATCGGAGGGCAGCTTGCAGGAATTGCAGGGATGATACTCGCTGTTCCCTTCTATGCGGCTATGAAGGTTGTCGTTCAGCATGTGTCTGCCTACTACATTCACAGAAAAACCGTTTGA